The following are encoded together in the Lactuca sativa cultivar Salinas chromosome 1, Lsat_Salinas_v11, whole genome shotgun sequence genome:
- the LOC111916809 gene encoding uncharacterized protein LOC111916809 isoform X2: MGHKKRNVATRSKAGTAAVNTPPAPPSFPIGNDSSDGVEASSLSTEHNLGVHSSTVQIVQRKTDVPLAIESDSYSTVKVECEKALTALRRGNHKKALRLMKEMCGKHESSNQLALIHRVQGTICVKVASIIDDPNAKQRHLKNAIDSAKKAVMLSPSSIEFAHFYANLLYESANEGKDYEEVVQECERALAVENPVDPGKESLQDESQQKILSADARIGHVQNELRSLVQKSNIASISSWMKNLGNGEEKFRLIPLRRVPDDPMDVRLVQARRPNEIKKANKTDEERKKEIEVKVAAARLLQQKLESSQSQTDGDKSSELSSGSSQRVGERRKSAKVKKNATSAERKDCVHPFWKSMNLNSKKDLFKISVSDLKAHFRSLKDGLAYEVVSEALSFGEANNSWKFWMCCRCNEKFPDPELHMQHVISEHMGSLLPNLQEMLPPSVDNEWTEMLLTFPWKALDVNAAINMVEMQSGSLAASFDDRPYFHPDSWPLAEDIERTKLLEKIHSSFQLLIKHKYLAASHLTKVIQFAVDELHSRLLNCGVDQSPICICFLGATELRKVLKFLQEISHSCGLSRYSEKGNLLEDLNRSTRVIEMTEKIVFNEDRSCLLLEPCLLNSVGSENGLVYDDDSLLSWIFSGPTSGEQLTFWTQSREERVHQGMETLQMLEKEFNHLHALCERKLEHTSYEEALQQVEDLCLEEGKKREYSTESTRQSYEFVLRKRHEDLMVSCDDAMPPVNKFEVDALANVLKEAESLNVNQFGFVNAHLCDLESGEDDYLHQVDSCIEVAIQKQKEQLSIELSKIDARIMRTVTGMQQLESKLSPASVHDFGLIVVPLVKSFLRALLEDLAEKDATEKSDAAREAFLAELALDSKKGAGNDKLKDKKKNRDYRKIKDSKAINNSEVHILAHENAETVDENEDAFNQLKDEAMRRKIELEAEERKLEETLEYQRRIENEAKQKHLAEQLKNNHADNELRSSRQEPLKQNNEGIAEDAVLLFDQKTGRKSRRQKNATKLIDGKQQPVLLEKENVEVGQILLIKGVEDDNNSSYSGETGTKTLRQLQAEEDDEERFQADLLKAVRQSLEGEGSRVTSIEVFSDKAKAKANANASDVYGTGLKNEAGEYNCFLNVIIQSLWHLRRFREEFLRRSTSAHRHVGDPCVTCALYEIFIALNTASMETRGESVAPTSLRIALSNLYPDSSFFQEAQMNDASEVLGVIFHCLHESFISGDSDIIKQVESNGNVAGGWECANSGCTAHSLFGMDIFEQMNCYNCGLESRRMKYTTFFHQINANALRTMKVMCPESSFDELLNLVEMNHQLACDPEDAGCGKLNYIHHILSTPPHVFTTVLGWQNTCESVEDIKATLATLATEIDISVLYRGLDPMNRHCLVSVVCYYGQHYHCFAYSHDHQQWMMYDDNTVKVIGRWEDVLTMCEKGHLQPQVLFYEAVH; this comes from the exons ATGGGGCATAAGAAGCGGAACGTTGCCACTCGCTCCAAAGCGGGGACAGCTGCTGTTAATACTCCTCCAGCCCCGCCGTCGTTTCCAATCGGTAACGACAGCAGCGATGGTGTTGAGGCTAGTTCACTCTCTACGGAACATAATTTAGGTGTGCATTCGTCGACTGTTCAAATAGTACAACGAAAAACTGATGTTCCTTTAGCGATTGAATCGGATAGTTACTCTACTGTGAAAGTCGAGTGTGAGAAAGCCTTAACTGCACTCAGACGAGGGAACCATAAAAAAGCCCTACGCTTGATGAAGGAGATGTGTGGAAAACATGAGAGTTCGAATCAGTTGGCGCTGATTCACAGGGTGCAAGGAACCATCTGTGTTAAGGTTGCTTCCATTATTGATGATCCCAATGCAAAGCAGCGGCATTTGAAGAATGCAATTGATTCGGCTAAAAAGGCAGTGATGTTGTCACCAAGTTCAATTGAGTTTGCACATTTTTATGCAAATTTGTTGTATGAATCAGCTAATGAAGGGAAGGATTATGAAGAGGTGGTGCAGGAGTGTGAGCGTGCTTTGGCTGTTGAGAATCCTGTAGATCCAGGAAAGGAGAGTTTACAGGATGAGAGCCAGCAGAAGATCTTGTCTGCTGATGCAAGGATTGGGCATGTACAGAATGAACTCCGGTCATTGGTTCAGAAGTCCAACATTGCTTCAATTTCGTCTTGGATGAAGAATCTAGGAAATGGGGAGGAAAAGTTTAGGCTCATTCCTCTTAGGAGAGTTCCGGATGACCCCATGGATGTAAGGTTAGTGCAAGCCAGAAGGCCAAATGAAATTAAGAAAGCAAATAAGACAGACGAAGAACGCAAGAAAGAGATTGAAGTAAAAGTGGCTGCAGCAAGGCTGTTGCAACAGAAGTTAGAGTCATCCCAATCCCAAACTGATGGAGATAAGAGTTCAGAACTTTCTTCTGGATCTAGCCAACGTGTGGGTGAACGGAGGAAGAGTGCGAAGGTGAAAAAGAATGCAACATCTGCTGAGAGAAAGGATTGTGTTCATCCTTTTTGGAAGTCCATGAACTTGAATTCAAAGAAAGACTTGTTCAAGATTAGTGTATCAGATCTTAAGGCCCATTTTAGATCACTAAAAGATGGATTGGCTTATGAAGTCGTTTCGGAAGCTTTGTCCTTCGGGGAAGCTAATAATAGTTGGAAATTTTGGATGTGCTGCAGATGCAATGAGAAATTTCCAGATCCTGAACTGCACATGCAGCATGTTATAAGTGAGCACATGGGTAGCTTATTGCCCAATTTGCAGGAAATGTTGCCTCCAAGTGTAGACAATGAGTGGACTGAAATGCTTCTAACATTCCCTTGGAAAGCACTTGATGTCAATGCTGCGATCAATATGGTCGAAATGCAATCAGGTTCATTAGCTGCTAGCTTTGATGACAGACCATATTTCCATCCTGACAGCTGGCCACTTGCTGAAGACATTGAGCGGACAAAGCTACTTGAAAAAATTCATTCGTCATTCCAGTTGCTTATTAAACATAAATACCTTGCAGCTAGTCATCTTACTAAGGTTATACAGTTTGCAGTGGATGAGCTACATTCTCGGCTCCTTAATTGCGGTGTGGATCAATCACCCATTTGCATATGCTTTCTGGGAGCAACCGAACTTAGGAAAGTGCTCAAATTCTTGCAAGAGATATCTCATTCTTGTGGACTAAGTAGGTATTCAGAGAAAGGTAATCTTCTGGAAGACTTGAATAGGTCCACCCGTGTGATTGAAATGACTGAAAAGATAGTATTCAATGAAGATAGGTCATGTCTCTTGTTAGAGCCGTGTCTTCTTAATAGTGTTGGCTCTGAAAATGGGTTGGTATATGATGATGATTCTTTATTGTCATGGATATTTTCGGGTCCCACAAGTGGGGAACAGTTGACATTCTGGACGCAGTCTAGAGAGGAGAGGGTGCATCAAGGAATGGAGACTCTACAGATGCTTGAAAAGGAATTTAATCATCTTCATGCGTTATGTGAAAGAAAGTTAGAGCATACAAGCTATGAAGAAGCTTTGCAGCAAGTGGAAGATCTCTGTCTAGAAGAAGGTAAGAAAAGGGAATACTCTACAGAATCTACacgacaaagttatgaatttgttTTGAGGAAGCGACATGAAGATCTTATGGTGAGCTGCGATGATGCCATGCCACCTGTCAACAAATTTGAGGTGGATGCCTTggcaaatgttttaaaagaagcTGAATCTTTGAATGTTAACCAGTTTGGGTTTGTGAATGCTCATCTATGTGACTTGGAATCTGGTGAAGATGACTATCTGCATCAAGTGGATTCTTGTATAGAAGTTGCAATCCAGAAGCAGAAAGAACAGTTGTCGATTGAG CTCAGCAAAATTGATGCAAGAATCATGCGAACTGTAACTGGAATGCAGCAGTTGGAATCTAAGCTCAGTCCTGCATCTGTCCATGATTTTGGACTCATAGTTGTGCCTCTAGTAAAGTCTTTCTTGCGG GCACTCCTAGAAGATTTGGCAGAGAAAGATGCCACAGAGAAGTCGGATGCTGCAAGAGAAGCTTTTCTAGCAGAACTTGCTCTAGATTCTAAAAAGGGGGCTGGTAATGATAAgctaaaagataaaaaaaagaaCAGGGATTATAGAAAAATAAAGGATTCTAAG GCTATAAACAATAGTGAGGTACATATTTTAGCCCATGAGAATGCAGAAACTGTTGATGAAAATGAAGATGCTTTTAACCAACTGAAAGATGAAGCAATGCGTAGAAAAATTGAGCTTGAAGCTGAGGAAAGAAAGCTTGAAGAAACTTTGGAATACCAAAGACGGATTGAGAATGAGGCAAAACAAAAGCATCTTGCAGAGCAACTTAAAAATAATCATGCAGACAATGAATTAAGATCTTCAAGGCAG GAACCACTGAAACAGAATAATGAAGGGATTGCAGAAGATGCTGTTTTGCTTTTCGATCAGAAAACAGGAAGAAAAAGTAGGCGCCAAAAAAATGCCACCAAATTAATTGATGGGAAGCAGCAACCTGTGTTGTTGGAGAAGGAAAATGTTGAAGTTGGACAAATTCTGCTCATAAAGGGTGTTGAAGATGATAACA ATAGTTCTTATTCAGGAGAAACTGGAACAAAGACATTGAGGCAGTTGCAAGCAGAAGAGGATGATGAAGAAAGATTCCAAGCTGATCTTTTAAAAGCTGTACGCCAAAGccttg AAGGGGAAGGCTCTCGTGTTACATCTATAGAAGTATTCTCTGACAAGGCAAAGGCAAAGGCAAATGCAAATGCAAGCGATGTATATGGTACAGGCCTGAAGAATGAAGCTGGTGAATACAACTGCTTTTTAAATGTCATTATTCAG TCGTTATGGCATTTGAGAAGGTTCAGGGAAGAGTTTTTGAGGAGGTCCACATCAGCTCATCGCCATGTTGGCGATCCATGTGTGACTTGTGCTTTGTATGAGATTTTTATAGCTTTGAATACGGCTTCAATGGAGACAAGAGGTGAATCTGTTGCTCCTACTTCTCTGAGGATTGCTCTGAGCAATTTGTATCCAGACAGTAGTTTCTTTCAGGAG GCTCAAATGAACGATGCTTCTGAAGTATTGGGAGTGATATTTCATTGCCTTCACGAGTCATTTATATCTGGTGATTCTGATATTATTAAACAAGTGGAAAGCAATGGCAATGTGGCAGGTGGTTGGGAATGTGCAAACAGTGGGTGTACAGCACATTCTCTTTTTGGAATGGACATTTTTGAACAGATGAATTGCTACAATTGTGGGTTGGAATCTAGACGTATGAAATACACCACTTTCTTTCACCAAATCAATGCCAATGCCCTCAGGACTATGAAG GTTATGTGTCCAGAGAGCTCATTTGATGAGCTGTTAAACCTTGTTGAGATGAATCATCAGTTAGCTTGTGATCCTGAGGATGCTGGATGTGGGAAGCTTAACtatattcatcatattctttctaCTCCACCTCATGTTTTCACAACAG TGCTTGGATGGCAGAATACTTGTGAAAGTGTTGAAGATATAAAGGCCACATTGGCAACCCTAGCTACTGAAATTGATATCAGTGTTCTTTATCGTGGCCTTGATCCCATGAACAGGCATTGTCTAGTTTCAGTG GTGTGTTATTACGGGCAGCACTACCATTGCTTTGCCTACAGTCACGATCATCAACAGTGGATGATGTATGATGACAACACAGTCaag GTGATTGGAAGGTGGGAAGATGTCCTTACAATGTGTGAAAAAGGACATCTGCAACCCCAGGTTCTTTTCTATGAAGCTGTACACTAA